A genomic region of Sarcophilus harrisii chromosome 6, mSarHar1.11, whole genome shotgun sequence contains the following coding sequences:
- the DBX1 gene encoding homeobox protein DBX1, producing MMFPSLIAPPAVYPNLLRPTPTLTLPQSLQSAFSSHSSFLVEDLIRISRPGSYLPRSVPQPTLSPPTSGATSAMTDTVTSDLVSSSASSSRRGCSPQTSASQANEATFLKFGVNAILSSAPRTETSPALLQSVPPKSFSFPYFEGSFQPFIRSSYFPASSSVVPIPGTFSWPLAARGKPRRGMLRRAVFSDVQRKALEKMFQKQKYISKPDRKKLAAKLGLKDSQVKIWFQNRRMKWRNSKERELLSNGGCREQTLPTKLNPHPDLSDVGKKCPGDDDEEDDEEEESSALGPASPRHSLAFHRSSEHLHLRDRLGAQLPPSPTHSSSPSKPSDFSDSEEEEEEAEGEEEEITVS from the exons ATGATGTTCCCCAGCCTCATTGCTCCTCCAGCAGTGTACCCCAATCTCCTAAGACCTACTCCTACGCTCACGCTGCCTCAGTCTTTGCAGTCTGCCTTCTCTAGCCACTCCAGCTTCTTGGTGGAAGACCTGATCAGAATCAGTAGGCCGGGGAGTTATTTGCCCCGGAGCGTCCCCCAGCCCACTTTGTCCCCTCCAACTTCAGGAGCCACCTCTGCCATGACTGACACAGTGACCTCAGACTTAGTCAGCTCCTCCGCTTCCAGCAGCCGGCGAGGATGCTCCCCTCAGACTTCTGCGTCTCAGGCAAACGAAGCCACTTTCCTCAAGTTCGGAGTGAACGCCATCCTGTCCTCGGCTCCCAGAACGG AGACCTCCCCTGCCTTGCTTCAGAGTGTACCTCCTAAGAgtttctcctttccctatttcGAAGGATCCTTTCAGCCTTTTATCAGATCCTCTTATTTCCCAG CCTCGTCCTCAGTGGTGCCCATCCCTGGCACTTTCTCCTGGCCCTTGGCAGCGAGGGGCAAGCCCAGGCGGGGAATGCTTCGCCGGGCAGTGTTCTCCGACGTGCAGCGGAAAGCGCTGGAGAAGATGTTCCAAAAGCAAAAGTACATCAGCAAACCTGACCGGAAGAAGCTGGCGGCCAAACTGGGCCTGAAAGATTCCCAG GTGAAAATCTGGTTTCAGAACCGCCGGATGAAGTGGCGGAACTCTAAAGAGAGGGAGCTCCTGTCTAACGGGGGCTGTCGAGAACAGACTTTACCCACCAAGCTCAACCCCCACCCGGACCTCAGTGACGTGGGCAAGAAATGCCCGGGGGACGACGACGAGGAAGATGACGAAGAGGAGGAGAGCTCAGCCCTGGGGCCGGCCAGTCCTCGCCATTCCCTGGCCTTCCACCGCTCTTCCGAGCACCTCCACCTGCGCGATCGGCTAGGGGCCCAgctgcctccctcccccacccactCTAGCAGCCCCAGTAAACCTTCGGACTTTTCAGACtcggaagaggaggaggaagaggccgagggggaagaggaagagatcaCCGTTTCTTAG